DNA sequence from the Caldalkalibacillus uzonensis genome:
GTCATGTTTTCTGCGCTAAGAAGTATATCTGGATGATAGATAAACATAAAAGGCATAATGAAGCCTGTTAATCCCAGTTTTAGTGCGACAAACGATGTTTGATTTTGGTTCGATCCCGCTATTCCTGCTGCGATATACGACGATAAGGCTACTGGTGGCGTAATGTTTGACAAACAAGCATAAATCAAAACAAACATATGGGCCGCTATGGCCGGAACCTCCAACTTAATTAAGACTGGTGCCGTTACAGTGGCAACGATGACATATGCAGCAACTCCGGGAACCCCCATACCTAAAATAATACTGATTAACATGACAAATAATGCTGCCCAAAATAAATGCTCCCCCGCAAATTGTAGAATGCCGTAGCCAAAGTTTAACCCTAGTCCCGTTAAAGAAACCGTTCCAACAATCACGCCAATGATGACACAAGCGACTCCGACACTGAGCGCACTTTTGGCGCCTTCCTCAAATGCTTGAATAATGTCTTTGAGCCCCATTCTGGTCTTTTTTCTTAACCAACTGGCCAGTACAGTCGAAAGGATTGAAAAACGGCCGCATATAAGGGTGTGTATCCCAAAAGTAACAATATAATAAGCGTGACTAAAGGAATACTCAGATGCCCCTCTTCCTTTAAAACCTGTTTGATTTTTGGAATATTTTCCTTTGATATCCCTTTTAGGCCCAACTTTCTTGCTTCAAAATGCACAGCCATAATTAAGGTCAGAAAATAGAGGAAAGCTGGAACAACGGCTGCCAGCATAACAGTCGTATAAGGAACACCCAAGAACTCCGCCATGATAAATCCTGCTGCTCCCATAATTGGGGGTGCAAACTGTCCTCCGGTTGAAGCGGCAGCTTCAACGGCGGCTGCAAACTTACGTTTATATCCATTTTTGATCATCAACGGGATTGTAATCGAACCGGTAGTGGCAACGTTAGCTAATGCACTTCCGTTCACCATCCCCATTAAACTGCTGGCAATAACGGATACTTTAGCCGGTCCGAACTGACTAAATCCACTGACCTTCAGGAATAATCCAAATAAAATGAACATAAAAACAAAAGTAGCCGAAACACCTGCTCCTACGCCTA
Encoded proteins:
- a CDS encoding TRAP transporter permease, which translates into the protein MNAHQQTGVNTNDMTEQVLQKYDGDTRIRQYVGMTAVIITALAVIWGLFQLYVSSFGVLDAIILRSWHIIFLLMMTFLLFPARGKADHLLHRPTWWDCVCVLAVVSSFGYLILNYSEIALRGGYLHPIDYLFCVLGILIVFEAARRTVKSLAILAAVFLLYNFAGSYLPGILGHVGFSWKRIVEHLFWGGQGLLGVGAGVSATFVFMFILFGLFLKVSGFSQFGPAKVSVIASSLMGMVNGSALANVATTGSITIPLMIKNGYKRKFAAAVEAAASTGGQFAPPIMGAAGFIMAEFLGVPYTTVMLAAVVPAFLYFLTLIMAVHFEARKLGLKGISKENIPKIKQVLKEEGHLSIPLVTLIILLLLGYTPLYAAVFQSFRLYWPVG
- a CDS encoding DUF3394 domain-containing protein, with protein sequence MGLKDIIQAFEEGAKSALSVGVACVIIGVIVGTVSLTGLGLNFGYGILQFAGEHLFWAALFVMLISIILGMGVPGVAAYVIVATVTAPVLIKLEVPAIAAHMFVLIYACLSNITPPVALSSYIAAGIAGSNQNQTSFVALKLGLTGFIMPFMFIYHPDILLSAENMTKSLLAVMTATVGIVSLAGAIQGWLLKKTTWVQRLVLFLTAFFLIEPSFLLDIVGVLLFMTILVLQTYQKNNIYFEGDKVDHIQ